The DNA region AGATTTATCAATTGATTCACCGTCTCACGCTGctcctttgcaagaaccttcCATTCTTCAAAGTCTTCACTCAATCGGATCCAAATTGCATAATCTTGTCTAAAACCTTCGAATCCCTAATTGATCTTAAAGGAAAACCTCATcttgattttcttatttgaaatcctcaaagatctcaacccagtttacaattcaacaacctaaattggacATTATCAACTCTAATTCTAGATGGAACCCAAACAAAGAATTATTATATGTAATTTATTTGTGTATGTGCATAGAATGTAGGTTGAAGATGATGACAACTCTTTGAAATCCAGATTTCGTGTAGGTTTACGCTAGAACCTTACTaaaaatgatgcatgtatgaagtgtttatatgcatgcatgtttGGAGGCAAAAGAAATGCAAAAGATTTTAAAAAGTCATGAATTTTTTAGACAATATgttgcatgtgtcgacctatgtaagtcatgtgtcgacctgtataggtcatgaATTGACACATACAGTCGACACATCAAACAGTGACTATAGACTTTAAAAATGAGTTACATAAGTCGATCTAAAAATCAAATATGTCGATACATAGGAAAAAAATTCTTCTATGTGTCGATCGATAGCacgtatgtgtcgacacatagacAGTTTTTTCCATTAAAACTTGTTTTTCATGCATGGAACCTTTTCTAActcttttcaaaatattttttatatttcTTAATGCTAAAATACACATTAAGATTCAGAAGATATCatccaatatacataaacgctaaagtatcatagttttaacatcatacaaaatacattTAACGGAAAGTTACACTCATAATTTCATTTCCTCCTTGATAAGATGTCTATCACACTCGACGATGTCTCGTGTTTGCTACATATTCCGATCAAGAGAAGACTCCTAAATTATGGGAGAATTACCAAAAATGAGACATTCGTAGACCATTTGAGGGCTAACCCAGAGGAGGTGAATGACGAGGTGGATAAGACCAGGGGTGCTCATGTTAGGTTTGAATACCTGAAGAATATTATACAATTAAGTTACAAAGAGCATATCAGGCCACAGGTAATGACGAGCAGGTGGGGCTCCACATAACGATGCTATGAGAGCATACCTGCTATATTTGGTTGGCACTTCTATTTTTATGGACAAGAGTATCATTTATACAGATGTCTATCTACGGTATTTCCTGGATTTCGAGCGGATCCGTGAGTACAATTAAGGGGCGCTTATTTGATCTACCTGTACTGGAGTTGAGAGAGGATTGTATGTGAAAGATGAAGCAGATCAGAGATAGTGTAACACTATTGACAGAATTATTGATCTTTGtcattttcatttatttttacaaAGTCATTACTGATAATTTATATGATCCAAACTTTTCATTTCACTTAAATCCTCTAGCACTTCCCGCGCATCTCCAATTGGATGAATGTTGAAATTTACACTAAGGATATGTTGTATGCTACTATTTTTTCCTTGCTTGGTGAGAACCAGACAACAGAGCATTTTAGAGTTGCTTGATTACCGAAAACATGCAAATTGGATGAATGTTAAAAGTTACACTAAAGATATATCGTGTACTACTGTTTTTTCCTTGCTCAGTGAAAAAAACCAGACAACCGAACATTTCAGAGTGTAACGTGATTGTTTGATTACCGAAAACATgcaaaataatatatatatatatatattaatcaTCTAGATATATCTAGAtctatttttaattttaaattatatAATATAATTTAAATCTGCATCTAAATATACATAAACATAATATACATCTTCAAAACATTCATAAACATAATATACATCTTCAAAACATTCATCTTCAGACCAATTCATATCTAGAATGATTTTTAAATTGACttataatatattttaaattgacttataatatattttaaattgacttataatatattttatatacGGAAATGTATCTTTAAAATATTTTAACATTcattcaaaaaaaaattatgcaTCCAAAAATACTTTTCAAAATCTGGAAATGTTTAAATAATTTCATGAGATAACTAAGAAATATAAAAGGTGCAAAACATAAAAGGTGCATTACGTAATTCtctaaattaaattaattgaGTTCATTCAGTAACCAAACTGTTTGAGAACTACTACTATCCCACTAATTTCTTAAAACTACATCCTCATAATTTGTCAATCTAGACTCGTTTTTCAAATATTCACAATTGGACACAGCAATATTATTCTTAATCATAGGAGTACAAAAGTGATTTGCAAAACcttttaaatttattaatttcAAATAAACAAAAATATCTCTGATCTTGCTCACCATGCTACAGAAGTCCGTATTTGATTGGGACTTGTTGCTATGAATTAGATAGCTACCAAATTTTGTATTACATCAAAGAAATAGGGCAAAAAAATGATGTTCTCGCAGCAGCTGCTACCGTCGCCTCTAGATATTACCATATCCTGAATTGTCCATGGGGTTGCCAACAGGTGCCGATTCAGGTTCCTTTATCTCAACAACAACGCAGTCTGACATTAAGAAGGTTTTGGCAACAGAGGATGCATGTTCCAGGCAACATCTGACCACCTGCACAAGAGAGTAAGATGCTTTATTTATCAGACTCGTATCAACCATAACTTCATGTTCTTGCATAAAACCCTAACCAGTTCGAACCTAATGTATAACACATACATACAAACACTCAAACAATAAATCACCTTTGTTGGATCAATGATCCCTGCAGCCATTAAATCTTCATATTTGCCTGTGGCAGCATTATAACCATATTTTGGATTGTCGCTGGACAGAACCTATACAATACACGAATTACATCAGCACAAGTGAAACGGTTAACAAGGTATTCCAAATTAAGCAGATTCCCTTACCTTCTCACTCACAACACTACCATTAACACCAGCATTCTTCGCTATTAATTTCAGAGGGTAACTAAGAGCTCTTTTAACAATGTCTGCTCCAACCTGCACCACAACATCATAATTGTAAGCCCATAATCAGAATGTTCAGCATTAAATAATGATATTATTGAGGAGAAAAGATCAAGTCAGGAACAGTTATAAGCACccaaaaaaaaacgaaaaaaaaaagaacagAACTGAGATATTGCCATATTAAATGATGACTCACTTTTTCTTCATCATTTGCAAGGGTATCCTTGATTGCATCCACCTTCGATGCAAGTCTGAGCAAAGTGCAACCACCACCAACTACAATACCCTCCTCGACAGCTGCCTGAAAGCCAATAAATATGAGTTCATAgaacaaaaaataataattaaacaAAAGACATTTTTGGAAAGATAAATGTCACCTTTGTAGCATTAAGAGCATCTTCAACTCTCAATTTCTTTTCCTTGAGCTCTGTCTCAGTTTGTGCACCAACCTATATAACAAACTTGCACTACTTAATATGACATGCTGAGATGTTTAAAACTAGTATATTATTGAATGTCAGTGGGCACATTACCTGTATTACAGCCACACCACCAGACAGTTTTGCAATCCTTTCACTTAGCTTTTCCTTTTCATATTCTTGCTCTGCGGCCTGAATATGAGTAAATATTTCATTAGAGACCCAGAAACAGTACCAATCTCCCATGCTCTTACTTTATAAAGAAACTGTTAGTTTCCCCTTATATGTGACCAGTCATGTGCATGTGTGCACACATGCATTGTGACCATAGTCTACCTGACTAAACTCTAAAATATTTTTCAGTTGTAGAATGTATATCATTAGTTTGTTATTGGTGTACAATATTTCTATAGACACCTTGCACATCCAATGCAAATGTTTTGAGTGGGAGGGGATACAAAGAGATGCAAACCTCAATTTGGTTTTTTATTTGAGAAACTCTCTTATTAACTGCTTCTTGGGTACTTCCATCACCAACAATTGTGGTTGTATCCTTAGTGAGGACCACCTTGGCGGCATTGCCCAGAACCTCTTTATCAGCTTTGTCCAAGGTAAGGCCAACCTCCTCTCTGATAACAGTACCTGGAAGTGAATTGAGAAGATGCATATTATTATCAACAGATGAACACAAAAAAAGACTAAATGTATACTTCTAAATTGAACAAAACCATCAGAGTCATGACATGAATTGTATTAAATTTAAAAACCTCCTGTTAGGATGGCAATATCATCAAGGTATTGGCTTTTGCGTTCTCCAAACCCAGGGGCCTTGAGTGCTGCAATCTTCAAAGATCCTCTAAGTTTGTTTACAACAAGAGTTGCTAAAGCTTCTTGTTCAATATCCTCAGCGATGATCACAATAGGAAATCCACTTCTAATTGCATCCTCTAGTATGTTAATAAGATCCCTTGCATTGGTAATCTTTTTGTCAACTAATAGCAACTGCATAACAAACATATGACTTAAGTTTTTTAAGTAATTACGTAAGATGGTCTTTAAAATAGTTACGAGTTACAGgaagaaaaataaatatatgttGTACCTTGCAGTTCTCAAATTCAACAGTCATTTTCTCACTATCAGTAACAAAGTAGGGTGAAATATAACCACGGTCAAATTGCATCCCCTCAACAACATACAGACTGTTCTCAGCACTCTTTCCCTCTTCAAGTGTCACAACACCCTTTCTACCAACCTTACTCAACGCTTCAGCTATCATATTTCCAACCTCATGGTTGTTGCCAGCACTGACTGCTGCCACATCTGCCAATTCGCTATCTTCAACCTGCAATCCACACAACCACAACTCTTATAAGTCTTAACAAAAAGACAAGTCAAATAATTGCTAAGAAGCACGCTAATATATGCAAGGAAATGGAAGTTTTAAGTAAACCCActaaataaatatttttaaaaacaCATATACACAGAAGAACAAGTAAATGAGTCACCTCTTTCGACATCTTCTTAAGTTCAGCTACAAGAGCTTTCGATGTCTTCTCAATGCCACGTGTAATAAGCACAGGGTTTGCACCAGCTGCAACAACCTGCAAAATTTAACATGAAATGAGGCCCCATTAACATAACAATAAGAAAAACCAAACCAAACATAACCAACCACTTACTAGTTACTCATTCTACAATCTTAACCAGCTAACACAAATTATCAAACCTACCTTTACACCTTCTGCAATAAGGCCCTGGGCTAGAACAACAGAGGTTGTGGTTCCATCACCTGCCAAGTCATTTGTCTTCGCAGCTGCCTGTCTCACCAACTTGGCACCAATGTTCTCAACCGGGTCTTCCAACTCAACCTTTTCAATCCAAATCAAAAAATATCCATCAAAACAAACACCCACTTAAAGAATTCACTAAAACAACACTCACATAAGCATGAAGATTAAGAAAAAGGCCAGAGAACCTAAACTCCTACAATTACTCAAACATAAAAGTTAAGTAAACTATTAGAACCTAAACTCATAAAATCACTCAAACTTGAAAATCAAGTAATAATAACAGAACCTGAACTCGTACAATCACATAAACATGAAAACcaatcaaaaaatcataaaacTTAAACTCATCCAATCACATAAAAATGATAATTAAGTAAAAGTCATAGAACTTAAACTCACAATCAAATAAACATAAAAATCAAGTAAAATTCTTAGAAACTAAAGTCATACAATGGGTTCTAAAATACATAAAAACATAAAGAGATTGAAAATAAACTTCAAATACGCACCTCTTTAGCAACAGTGACACCATCATTAACAATTTTAGGCGAACCATATTTGCTCTCAAGAACAACATTCCTTCCTTTAGGACCAAGCGTAACCCCGACAAGATCCGCAAGCTTGTTCACACCATTCTACAACAACGAAAAAAAACATTACAATAAAAGTACATAAACATCAAAACGCTAATTCCACTGTCGTTTTAAGTTTAAACAATCATTTCAAACCTGAAGTTTCTTAATAGCAGAACCATCTTTGTTGAAATGCAACTCCTTCGCCATGGCAGAGACCTTAACGTTGCGATTCTTCCTCGGGAGAACGACTTTGTTTGCATTTCTCTTGCCGGCGGCCAAGGGGAAGGAAGAAATGGCAGCGGAAGAGGAGAGATTGCAAGAGGAGGTCGTTGCTGAGAAGGTTGATGCCATGGTTGTGGAATGGGAATGGAATTGAATTGGGAGAGAATGAAAATGGGGGTTAGGGTTTAAGAAGTGTTGTTGGTTTTGGATAACGAACGAGATAGAGAGAGTGTTGGTTTTTTTGGGTGAAGTAGTTGTTGAAGGAGAAGGGTGAGATTAGGCTTTTTATTTGTTGAAGGAGAAGTGAACGAGGATGAATGGGATTTGATCTTGAATGTTCGGTTTCGTTTCAACCGTTGGATTGTAACGAGTGTTTGTCTTGATTTGTCGTATGTGAGAATGGTCTAGAACATTTGTTATTAGGAGAATGAAACGCATGCCAATGCTACTACTATTGAACTGGTGAGTAACTAACAACATAGGCATTTTGTTTATTAGGTTTTCTAAAACTTTTTCCTTTATTACTTAGATTCATAGAAATAATACTACAGAATTTAATTTGTAGAGTTGTGTTAAGTTAATTGTCTTTTAAAATATTAGAGATACGCAACTAAATGCATGATTATCTTTCAAGGATTCTAAAGCATTTTAAAATTTTAAGATTTTTTTCATAAGTTTTGAAATCatttttttttttagaaattgTTTAACAATCAACCTTCAGCATTCATTTCATGTAAACCTTCGGACAACTCATTATAAGAAGGTAACGAATATGATTTGGAATCACTTACTTTAAAATCTATTTTCTTGTGTCCTACCATCAAAAAGAGATTAGTTACTTCTTCATTTGAACATGTGGTGACAAACGATGTCAAATGCGAAGTAAATATGTGGGAAagagagagttcttgaacaatTAAGAAAATGATTCAATTCACGAATAAAGAGAAGAAGAGAGGTTAATCCATTCGTGGAAAAAAGTTTTTCCACAGCAAGCACTGATCCTTTTTTAACGTATAATTAGATGTGGTAATCattcaaataaaaaatgaaagCTCGTTGCTTTTTGTTTCCCTATAATTGGAGCAGCTAAGCTCTATCCCTTTATTAATTCAACCCAACGTAATTCATTTGTTCCGAGTCAACAATTCAAAGAAAAATATTGGTCGGATCCAATATGAATGAAAATTTTTTAGAATTCACCGTTGATACGACATGCTGCTTTTTCCACTCATTTCTTTCTGGATCAGTCGTGGTCTTACAAACCCTACCGATGGTATGGATGAACCAATtagttcatagaaatgtgtaaaAAATGgagtcaacatacaattcgagtcgtcaccgcatttttatttgtccaaaggaaaggctaaaaagcgaataaaagccaagtaagaagttttatcaaatcaaaaactaataaaaatgtcatagatctgggtaagggggttggttatgaaatgggaaggttttacgcacgcaaaacatccttagtactctaagggaaccctttttgcaaacatgtgttgtaggttggtatttgtgaaaaatatgtgcaaaagattgaagggatgtgaagagaatagattatatttacaagtttgttgtttgaatggatgaactcattgcctacgtaccatcacaaaggaggatcaaaacctcatagttcgaggtaaaaatctcaaagattggtgaattgatttgaccaaaagccttaaggtcttttgttatcaaagggaaaaaactcaacctaaaccaataatccaccatgtgaggagagcttcaacatactagtgaggggttaaccctataataagtatggaagacttataattcaatcactaaggataaggtgagatctacatcaaccactatgataactcaaacctatgactaatgtttatgaaaaggttttaataaggtggcaattggaaccacaaaacaacttgaagtgagttatatttacaagttagatttatttacaaaatgaagtcaaagtatgattaaggtttattctcaatgagtatttatgaaaggagttttgaaaagtcaaaggcttaaggtctaggtttctaatttgaaacaaagtcaaagtttgcaagaaaagattttggcttggttaaagtgaggagaaggagagaagggttagtcctaaagcaatgcaaagataagagggagaagataaaacccttggagttccttttcttgaaatcatagagatgattcaagatgctcatttcctttggacttagcaaacaaacaagcaatcacacaatttagattcaagctcctaggatctccatttggcttgtctctcttaacttggctattcatgacaatggtcctctttactatctcaagatggaatcactatcacacaagagcaaacatcaaaaagttcacaacacaataagaggaatggacaaagaatgagtttagatgagaagtcctttaaagtcaactttaaaatttagcattctaaaggcatgaggcctagttgctcttggactcctttaagcataggtatgtcctagttctaagtcctttctcctttttgcattaggttcacacaaaacaaagataaaacaaacacaagacaacaatatatttatatacaataataagctcaaatgagcaaaaggaaaatgacataaacataaaatatgtgctcaagtgagcaaaaatgaaaagcaatatgaataaatgagcaagaaataaatggcattaaaagtaaattgcatgaaattaaatgctcaaattaaagttagtaattagtatggttatgttagtttatcataagacaatgtagcgctatgttaagcaatcgtaagtggactaatatagtagtcacacctatctgaggtcggtcaataaaactataggcaaataaacacaagttagagatcatgactagtaagccaagctccacaaactttccatgccaaaacaaaaggggaaaggccttgtatggactttaggttttttgcttgaccaagaagcaacctatcttggacacaaaacaactcacttgatcttggatcaagttgagtttgatttggatcaaagaaggttaaacctctcatttgtcaagaccaaccataagacattaactcattggccaaaaatgataaaagaaaaggatgaagatgaaatggagagaaagagaattcaagtatcaaacCCAATTaatcaaatgtgaaccaagtcataATCAATCAATgtcaaacagaaaagaaatgaagattacaagtcaacaagttaaccatattttttttggtattttttgaattaaaaataaatgcaaaataaaataaacaaaatatggtcaaacctcaaatttaattcaaatcaacttcaacaagtccaattaaattctcataggtctaacatggtcaaacaaactttgacaaattttctcaataatttttgaaatcagaaactatttaaaaaacaattaaaaacaataaaaataacacaatatgaactaaaatctcaaatcaaataggaaattgatgagactatttttcattaacttatcatcatccataggtgctatgaaaatatttttggatttttcaaatatcataaagtattttaaaatgaattaaaactattaaaaa from Lathyrus oleraceus cultivar Zhongwan6 chromosome 1, CAAS_Psat_ZW6_1.0, whole genome shotgun sequence includes:
- the LOC127119762 gene encoding ruBisCO large subunit-binding protein subunit beta, chloroplastic; this encodes MASTFSATTSSCNLSSSAAISSFPLAAGKRNANKVVLPRKNRNVKVSAMAKELHFNKDGSAIKKLQNGVNKLADLVGVTLGPKGRNVVLESKYGSPKIVNDGVTVAKEVELEDPVENIGAKLVRQAAAKTNDLAGDGTTTSVVLAQGLIAEGVKVVAAGANPVLITRGIEKTSKALVAELKKMSKEVEDSELADVAAVSAGNNHEVGNMIAEALSKVGRKGVVTLEEGKSAENSLYVVEGMQFDRGYISPYFVTDSEKMTVEFENCKLLLVDKKITNARDLINILEDAIRSGFPIVIIAEDIEQEALATLVVNKLRGSLKIAALKAPGFGERKSQYLDDIAILTGGTVIREEVGLTLDKADKEVLGNAAKVVLTKDTTTIVGDGSTQEAVNKRVSQIKNQIEAAEQEYEKEKLSERIAKLSGGVAVIQVGAQTETELKEKKLRVEDALNATKAAVEEGIVVGGGCTLLRLASKVDAIKDTLANDEEKVGADIVKRALSYPLKLIAKNAGVNGSVVSEKVLSSDNPKYGYNAATGKYEDLMAAGIIDPTKVVRCCLEHASSVAKTFLMSDCVVVEIKEPESAPVGNPMDNSGYGNI